Proteins encoded in a region of the Triticum dicoccoides isolate Atlit2015 ecotype Zavitan chromosome 3A, WEW_v2.0, whole genome shotgun sequence genome:
- the LOC119268518 gene encoding phospholipase A1-II 3-like, whose product MYHYLRLSLLLVTTLSDVAIAQRWREISGSNQWSGLLDPLNIDVRREVIRYGELAQATSDGFITDPASPYAGACRYSPASLFTKVQASDPGAYRVTRFIYATSSARLPEGFMARPLPVGAWSTESNWMGYVAVATDRGAAALGRRDIVVAWRATKRATEWASDLDFALVPAAGIVGPGRGWSQPYVHRGFLSVYTSKNSTSRFNRRSAREQVLTEVRALLDTYKNEDCSISITGHSLGGALSTLNAIDLVANGFNVRGSSRTPVPVTAIHFGAPRVGDEQFKKAFHAMAGLSLLRVRNVPDIVPTILPPVIYADVGVELLVDTRKSPYLKEKAGPAQWHNLEGYLHGVAGTHGAGDSAGFGLEVDRDLALINKEEDALRDEYPVPAMWWAENNKGMVKNATGHWVLHDHEEGNLAL is encoded by the exons ATGTATCACTATCTGCGACTCTCTCTACTGCTGGTCACCACTCTCTCTGACGTAGCAATTGCTCAAAGATGGAGGGAGATCAGCGGCAGCAACCAATGGAGCGGCCTCCTAGACCCCCTCAACATCGACGTCCGGCGCGAGGTCATCCGCTACGGCGAGCTGGCGCAGGCGACGTCGGACGGCTTCATCACGGACCCCGCGTCGCCGTACGCCGGGGCTTGTCGCTACAGCCCGGCCTCGCTCTTCACCAAGGTTCAGGCGTCCGACCCGGGTGCGTACCGCGTCACAAGGTTCATCTACGCGACGTCAAGCGCCCGGCTGCCTGAGGGGTTCATGGCGAGGCCGCTGCCGGTGGGTGCGTGGAGCACGGAGTCCAACTGGATGGGGTACGTCGCGGTGGCCACGGACCGCggcgcggcggcgctcgggaggcgGGACATTGTGGTGGCGTGGCGCGCGACGAAGCGGGCGACGGAGTGGGCCAGCGACCTGGACTTCGCGCTGGTACCAGCGGCCGGCATCGTCGGGCCGGGGCGCGGCTGGTCGCAGCCGTACGTGCACAGGGGGTTTCTGTCCGTGTACACGTCCAAGAACTCCACGTCCAGGTTCAACAGACGAAGCGCGCGCGAGCAG GTGCTGACCGAAGTAAGAGCGCTGCTCGATACGTACAAGAACGAGGACTGCAGCATCAGCATAACCGGCCACAGCCTGGGAGGGGCACTGTCCACGCTCAACGCCATCGACCTGGTCGCCAATGGATTCAACGTCCGCGGCTCGTCCCGAACCCCTGTGCCCGTCACGGCCATCCACTTCGGCGCCCCCCGCGTCGGCGACGAGCAGTTCAAGAAGGCTTTCCACGCGATGGCCGGCCTGAGCCTGCTCCGGGTCCGCAACGTCCCGGACATCGTGCCGACCATCCTGCCGCCCGTGATCTACGCCGACGTCGGCGTGGAGCTGCTCGTGGACACGCGCAAGTCGCCGTACCTCAAGGAGAAGGCGGGCCCTGCCCAGTGGCACAACCTGGAGGGCTACTTGCACGGCGTCGCGGGGACGCACGGCGCCGGCGACAGCGCGGGGTTCGGCCTGGAGGTGGACCGCGACTTGGCGCTCATCAACAAGGAAGAGGACGCGCTCAGAGACGAGTACCCCGTGCCGGCGATGTggtgggcggagaataacaagggcATGGTCAAGAACGCCACTGGACACTGGGTGTTGCACGACCACGAGGAGGGTAACCTTGCGTTGTGA